A region from the Deltaproteobacteria bacterium genome encodes:
- a CDS encoding EamA family transporter, which produces MSNDIQKAVEPNVPMRAVVVLFVAVTTISSAGVLVASNETVDARVIAWWRMLGSFVVLAPFCRQVQWREAWRMALAGLFLAIHFATWFASLRYIPVMRSTLLVTIAPIWAGLIEWGVLRKPPVRQFWLGLAVAIPGVGVMTDGFGGGGQWVGDGLAILGGISGAAYFVIGSEVRKRMAVMPYMWVVCGVAALALLPVVVVSGAPLWGFGLRECLLLAALVAGPQLIGHNGLNYVLKFLPASTVTAVTLLEPIGAAVLAFVFLVQIPSSLEIIGGLLVIAGLFVALKPKS; this is translated from the coding sequence ATGTCGAATGATATCCAAAAAGCGGTTGAGCCCAATGTCCCCATGCGGGCGGTTGTCGTCCTGTTTGTGGCGGTCACAACGATTAGCTCAGCTGGGGTCCTGGTTGCATCGAATGAAACGGTGGACGCCAGAGTCATCGCTTGGTGGCGTATGCTGGGCTCATTCGTCGTCCTCGCACCATTTTGTCGCCAGGTTCAATGGCGTGAAGCTTGGCGCATGGCGCTGGCGGGGTTATTCTTGGCAATCCACTTTGCCACGTGGTTCGCATCCTTACGCTATATCCCGGTGATGAGGTCTACCTTATTGGTTACGATTGCTCCGATTTGGGCCGGTTTGATTGAGTGGGGCGTTTTACGCAAGCCACCGGTACGCCAGTTCTGGCTGGGTTTAGCGGTTGCCATTCCAGGCGTGGGTGTGATGACCGATGGCTTCGGTGGAGGAGGGCAATGGGTGGGCGATGGGCTCGCTATTCTAGGTGGAATAAGCGGCGCAGCCTATTTCGTGATCGGCAGTGAGGTGCGCAAGCGCATGGCGGTCATGCCCTATATGTGGGTGGTCTGCGGCGTTGCTGCATTGGCACTTTTGCCCGTGGTTGTGGTCTCAGGGGCTCCTCTTTGGGGGTTTGGCCTTCGAGAGTGTCTCTTGTTGGCGGCTTTGGTCGCAGGCCCGCAACTGATTGGGCATAACGGGCTCAACTATGTTCTGAAGTTCTTACCAGCTTCCACAGTCACCGCGGTGACGCTCTTGGAACCCATTGGCGCGGCGGTCCTGGCTTTTGTCTTTTTGGTGCAGATCCCCAGCTCTTTGGAGATCATCGGCGGGTTGTTGGTGATTGCCGGTCTCTTCGTTGCTCTGAAGCCAAAGTCATAA
- a CDS encoding molybdopterin-dependent oxidoreductase, with protein sequence MKTKHYRTCSICEALCGLELTVEDNQVVSIRGDADDVLSKGYLCPKGVAMQDLHTDPNRLRTPLKKTESGFVPIDWDTALNIVAEKLTEVRERDGRSAVAVYAGNPNAHNYASILTSQVLHKALGARSRFSATSADQLPHMFAALYMFGNQLVIPVPDVDHTDHMLILGGNPAASNGSLMTAPDMPKRLKAIRARGGKVVLFDPRRTETARLVDEHHFVKPGTDALLMMAWVNVLFSKKLVSNGPWTNYVKGLDVVREVCKPFTPEAVSKHVGLGAETIERIIQEVCDAPSAAIYGRMGVCTQKFGGLSAWLLNVLNILTGNLDRRGGVMFTKPAVDFAHLAGKSGNLGHFNLWQSRVSGLPEFGGELPVSVMAEEIDTPGKGQIRALVTLAGNPVLSTPNGKRLDKALEQLEFMVSVDMYLNETTRHADIILPTVSPLERDHFGLAFHNFAVRNTVKYCEPLFERDGNTKPDWEIIVELSKRLMTLRPGKAKQAQGKMFSLIQQLGGPPRALDMALRFGAYGAGLNPLGDGLTLDKVKKTRGGVDLGPLQPCMPERLYTEDKLIDLAPEVIVADVERLRSLLDAEQSENELVLIGRRQLRSNNSWLHNSKRLMGGKNRCTLLMHPDDAQERGVDDGDTVVVESRVGSLEITMEKTDSMMPGVVSIPHGFGHGKKGSSLDVANKNAGVSINDLTDEEHFDSLTGNAGFSGVPVEVKRAGV encoded by the coding sequence ATGAAAACGAAACATTACCGAACCTGTAGTATTTGCGAAGCCCTCTGCGGACTTGAGTTAACTGTGGAAGACAACCAGGTTGTCTCTATTCGGGGTGATGCAGATGACGTTCTAAGCAAGGGATATCTTTGCCCCAAAGGGGTGGCGATGCAGGATCTGCATACAGATCCCAATCGGCTGAGAACGCCTTTGAAAAAAACTGAGTCCGGCTTTGTTCCCATTGATTGGGACACCGCTTTGAATATCGTGGCTGAGAAGTTGACCGAGGTTCGAGAACGGGACGGTCGAAGCGCTGTTGCCGTCTATGCGGGGAACCCGAACGCTCACAACTATGCAAGCATACTGACAAGCCAAGTATTACATAAGGCGCTAGGAGCACGCAGCCGGTTCTCGGCCACATCAGCCGACCAGCTTCCGCACATGTTTGCCGCGCTCTACATGTTTGGTAACCAGTTGGTTATTCCTGTACCGGATGTTGACCATACCGATCATATGTTGATTCTAGGAGGGAACCCGGCCGCTTCGAATGGCAGCTTAATGACGGCACCCGACATGCCCAAGCGCTTAAAGGCCATTCGGGCTCGCGGTGGAAAAGTGGTCCTCTTTGATCCTCGTCGAACGGAAACGGCGCGCTTGGTCGATGAACACCATTTCGTAAAACCCGGCACAGACGCTTTGTTAATGATGGCCTGGGTGAATGTGTTGTTTTCCAAAAAATTGGTCTCGAATGGCCCATGGACAAACTACGTTAAAGGGCTCGATGTGGTGCGAGAGGTTTGTAAACCCTTTACACCTGAGGCTGTTTCTAAGCATGTTGGCTTGGGCGCTGAAACCATCGAGCGAATTATTCAGGAAGTGTGTGATGCTCCCTCTGCGGCTATCTATGGTCGCATGGGTGTCTGCACGCAAAAGTTTGGCGGCCTCAGTGCATGGCTACTCAACGTATTGAATATTCTTACCGGTAATCTAGATCGCCGCGGCGGTGTGATGTTCACCAAGCCAGCTGTCGACTTCGCGCATCTTGCAGGAAAAAGTGGAAACCTGGGTCATTTTAATCTCTGGCAAAGCCGAGTGAGTGGTTTACCTGAATTTGGCGGCGAGCTGCCTGTATCAGTGATGGCTGAAGAGATTGATACACCCGGGAAAGGTCAAATACGTGCGCTGGTAACGTTGGCGGGCAATCCTGTGTTGAGTACTCCAAATGGTAAGCGCTTAGACAAAGCCTTGGAGCAACTCGAATTCATGGTTTCAGTGGATATGTATCTCAATGAAACAACGCGGCATGCCGATATTATTCTACCGACGGTAAGCCCTCTGGAACGAGACCATTTTGGTTTGGCTTTTCATAATTTCGCGGTTCGTAACACCGTCAAATACTGTGAACCTCTTTTTGAGAGAGATGGGAACACCAAGCCCGACTGGGAAATTATTGTTGAGCTCAGCAAGCGCTTGATGACCTTGAGGCCGGGTAAGGCGAAGCAGGCTCAGGGTAAAATGTTCTCGTTGATTCAGCAATTGGGTGGGCCGCCGCGTGCTTTAGATATGGCGCTGCGATTCGGAGCCTATGGCGCAGGCCTTAATCCTCTTGGTGACGGGCTTACCCTGGACAAGGTCAAAAAGACCCGTGGTGGTGTGGATTTGGGTCCATTACAACCCTGTATGCCGGAACGTCTCTACACCGAAGATAAGCTTATCGACTTAGCTCCAGAAGTGATTGTAGCCGATGTGGAGCGTCTGCGCTCTTTACTGGATGCGGAGCAAAGCGAAAATGAATTGGTTCTGATTGGTCGTCGCCAACTGCGAAGCAATAACTCTTGGTTGCATAATAGTAAGAGGCTAATGGGCGGAAAGAACCGCTGTACCTTATTGATGCATCCCGATGACGCTCAAGAGCGTGGGGTCGATGACGGCGATACCGTTGTTGTAGAGTCGCGGGTTGGAAGCCTTGAGATAACCATGGAAAAAACAGATTCGATGATGCCAGGCGTGGTGAGTATTCCACACGGTTTTGGTCACGGTAAGAAAGGCTCAAGCCTGGACGTGGCCAATAAGAATGCCGGTGTGAGCATCAACGACCTTACGGACGAAGAGCACTTCGACAGTCTTACCGGCAACGCTGGTTTCTCTGGAGTGCCCGTTGAAGTGAAACGTGCTGGAGTTTAA
- a CDS encoding PilZ domain-containing protein, protein MDKRTTTSGAGLILKLPWDRDNRRKFERIRVLVPCKLIAGDKTFLGKTYDIGLGGARFDAGLEPDLPNQVLEDFGNLHLLLPEIEIVIHSKILRAASTFVALQFTTENPTETMKILKDFLETQVSYINL, encoded by the coding sequence GTGGATAAAAGAACAACCACAAGCGGAGCGGGGTTGATTTTGAAGTTGCCGTGGGACCGAGACAATCGCAGGAAATTCGAGCGTATCCGGGTGCTTGTGCCCTGTAAACTCATTGCTGGCGACAAGACATTTCTTGGTAAGACTTACGATATTGGACTTGGCGGTGCTAGGTTTGACGCAGGTCTAGAACCCGATCTTCCAAATCAAGTACTCGAAGACTTCGGCAACCTTCATCTGCTCTTGCCGGAAATAGAAATCGTTATTCACAGTAAGATCTTACGAGCTGCCTCAACTTTTGTCGCGCTTCAATTTACCACCGAGAACCCTACGGAGACGATGAAGATTCTCAAAGATTTCCTCGAAACTCAGGTAAGTTACATCAACCTCTAA
- the moaB gene encoding molybdenum cofactor biosynthesis protein B, with amino-acid sequence MAGLDESKPFIALNIVVLTISDTRTEADDVSGQTLVERIENSGHSVRFKRIVRDEQAAIEESLKECIADQAIDVVVSTGGTGLTGRDVTPEAFAAVYEKQIPGFGELFRAQSYETIGTSSLQSRATGGVAGGTYLFALPGSPGACRDGWDKILQYQLDNRFRPCNLVEILPRLLEM; translated from the coding sequence ATGGCAGGCTTAGATGAATCAAAACCGTTTATCGCATTGAACATCGTTGTCCTCACTATCTCTGATACGCGAACCGAAGCTGATGATGTCTCTGGGCAAACCTTGGTGGAGCGGATTGAGAACTCAGGTCATTCCGTTCGGTTTAAGAGGATTGTTCGTGACGAGCAGGCCGCCATTGAAGAGTCGTTGAAGGAGTGTATTGCCGACCAAGCTATTGATGTTGTGGTTTCTACCGGTGGTACCGGGCTAACAGGTCGCGATGTGACGCCCGAAGCGTTTGCTGCGGTGTATGAAAAGCAAATCCCTGGTTTTGGTGAGCTCTTTCGCGCACAGAGTTATGAAACCATTGGAACGTCTAGCCTTCAAAGTAGAGCAACGGGTGGTGTGGCCGGTGGAACTTATTTATTTGCGCTGCCCGGTTCACCGGGCGCTTGCCGCGATGGATGGGATAAAATACTACAATATCAATTAGATAACCGATTTCGCCCCTGCAACCTTGTCGAGATTTTGCCACGTCTTCTGGAGATGTGA
- a CDS encoding RNA polymerase sigma factor, translating into MRIKTENIAHPGIATVFESPSEISQQACFDELIKRHHSQALSTAWRLLGNHDSLAEDAVQTAFQKAWGNFSQLENPKRLKSWFFQILVNECRTIQRRHKTRKLLRQIFLPSRSVEMPDSTADHGLQKRIHKAMTKLSPRQREAFVLVHLEGFTNQEAADTMGSPLGTLKSHLHRATETLRKQLHDIRPTEVEKKS; encoded by the coding sequence ATGAGAATCAAAACCGAGAACATAGCTCATCCAGGCATCGCGACCGTATTTGAGTCACCGTCTGAAATCAGTCAGCAAGCCTGCTTCGACGAGCTTATCAAGCGCCATCATAGTCAGGCGCTTTCAACTGCCTGGCGCCTACTTGGAAACCATGACTCTTTGGCCGAAGATGCCGTTCAAACCGCCTTTCAAAAAGCATGGGGAAACTTTTCCCAACTCGAAAACCCCAAACGTCTCAAAAGTTGGTTTTTCCAAATTCTCGTCAACGAATGCCGGACAATTCAGCGTCGCCATAAAACACGAAAGCTTCTTCGTCAGATCTTTTTACCCAGCAGATCCGTTGAAATGCCTGATTCTACGGCCGACCACGGACTACAAAAACGTATTCACAAAGCCATGACCAAGCTCAGCCCTCGACAGCGCGAAGCATTTGTTTTGGTTCACCTCGAGGGATTCACGAATCAAGAAGCCGCTGACACTATGGGCTCCCCTCTCGGTACGCTCAAGAGTCACCTTCACCGAGCAACAGAGACTCTGCGCAAACAACTCCACGACATTAGACCCACGGAAGTCGAGAAAAAGTCATGA
- a CDS encoding MerR family transcriptional regulator codes for MPQANPVDKASLVKISKLAAMSGVSTPTIKYYMTEGLLPGPALKTSRNMAWYDPVLAERVKVIKDLQSNHFFPLKMIGEILEPAPSANIRDDIDIEMRRRLGRIGEVIEQSTSASRFDRNADEAGDVLSRSEILKLEISEDELAILDKLGMTPEAHDKNGERIYEGVGLDMVRIIHETREAGMGDIFPMEILEPYIESIGTLVERELSLFRERVLDGADLPDQPFDEVARNATALSERLVLAIRSQLLLREVTKLMGGASPQ; via the coding sequence ATGCCTCAGGCGAACCCGGTGGATAAGGCCTCATTGGTCAAAATTTCAAAATTGGCTGCTATGTCAGGCGTTTCTACGCCTACGATTAAGTATTATATGACCGAAGGGTTACTTCCTGGGCCCGCGCTCAAAACCAGTCGTAACATGGCTTGGTACGATCCGGTTCTCGCCGAGCGGGTCAAAGTGATTAAAGATTTACAAAGCAATCACTTCTTTCCTCTCAAAATGATTGGCGAAATCTTAGAGCCAGCACCGAGTGCAAACATCCGCGACGACATCGATATTGAGATGCGACGACGGTTGGGGCGCATAGGTGAAGTGATCGAGCAATCAACCTCCGCAAGCCGCTTCGACCGTAATGCCGATGAGGCTGGCGATGTGTTGAGCCGCAGCGAGATTCTCAAACTGGAAATTTCTGAAGATGAGCTGGCGATTCTCGATAAGCTGGGCATGACACCCGAAGCTCACGATAAAAACGGGGAGCGGATCTATGAGGGCGTTGGCCTGGACATGGTTCGCATTATTCATGAGACCCGGGAAGCTGGCATGGGCGATATTTTCCCGATGGAAATCCTAGAGCCATACATCGAATCTATCGGAACGCTGGTCGAGCGTGAACTTTCATTATTCAGAGAGCGAGTATTGGATGGTGCGGATTTACCGGACCAACCCTTTGATGAAGTTGCACGAAATGCAACGGCTTTGAGCGAGCGTCTCGTTTTGGCAATTCGCTCGCAATTACTCTTACGAGAAGTAACGAAACTTATGGGCGGGGCATCGCCTCAATAA
- a CDS encoding periplasmic heavy metal sensor: MNSKLFLTLAAASMLFVSTSGTAWARGHGGKGNAMGPDLEKVAAELGLDSSTVASMKEIRREARDAIMEIKFEVKKLKVAMHDSLDVEQPNESEIMRMVEDIGKLEIEIHKTRVKAMLKARAHLTPEQRDQFKAMKKDARRKNGKRNKRRANF, from the coding sequence ATGAACTCAAAATTATTTCTAACACTTGCTGCAGCATCTATGCTTTTCGTTTCTACCTCAGGCACAGCTTGGGCACGTGGGCATGGCGGTAAAGGCAACGCCATGGGGCCAGATCTTGAAAAGGTGGCCGCAGAGCTGGGTCTCGACTCAAGTACCGTTGCATCTATGAAAGAAATCCGGCGCGAAGCACGAGATGCCATCATGGAGATTAAATTCGAAGTTAAAAAGCTTAAAGTTGCCATGCACGATTCACTCGATGTCGAGCAACCCAACGAATCAGAGATCATGCGAATGGTTGAAGACATTGGTAAACTGGAAATCGAGATTCACAAGACACGTGTAAAGGCAATGCTTAAGGCTCGTGCTCATCTCACGCCGGAACAGCGCGATCAGTTTAAGGCGATGAAAAAAGATGCTCGTCGCAAGAACGGTAAGCGTAACAAGAGACGAGCAAATTTCTAA
- a CDS encoding PilZ domain-containing protein — translation MQHNATVTQYHGPERRAHKRYPAPVNVREMIPGKQFFKPLSLGYGGISCLVERGYTKDTLVVMEIDLQDGSMPFSTPARVIRVDASSKGSVMALRFMIPQMQLGPYFEKIK, via the coding sequence GTGCAACATAACGCGACCGTAACGCAGTACCATGGCCCTGAAAGACGTGCTCATAAGCGCTATCCCGCCCCGGTGAATGTGCGTGAAATGATTCCAGGAAAGCAATTTTTCAAGCCGTTGAGCCTGGGCTATGGTGGGATCAGCTGTCTAGTGGAGCGTGGTTACACCAAAGACACCTTGGTCGTGATGGAAATCGATCTTCAGGATGGCTCAATGCCGTTTAGCACGCCAGCGCGAGTGATTCGGGTTGATGCTAGTTCAAAAGGCAGTGTGATGGCGTTGCGATTTATGATTCCGCAAATGCAACTGGGTCCCTACTTCGAAAAGATAAAATAG
- a CDS encoding DUF493 domain-containing protein, whose translation MTTKSIKPISVPSIEALETAHSFPAQYLIKIIGPDTEAFRADAKTICVKHLGPDAQIETSERQSKTGQHLALTLRFQVATPLLVQEIYKNLAQLTGLKFII comes from the coding sequence GTGACGACAAAATCCATAAAACCAATCAGCGTACCCTCTATTGAGGCCCTCGAAACAGCGCACTCGTTTCCGGCCCAGTACCTCATCAAGATTATTGGTCCTGATACTGAAGCCTTTCGCGCCGATGCGAAAACAATCTGCGTGAAACACTTGGGACCCGATGCACAAATCGAAACGAGTGAGCGCCAAAGTAAAACCGGTCAACACTTGGCATTAACACTCAGGTTTCAAGTTGCTACCCCACTGCTGGTCCAAGAAATTTATAAAAACCTAGCTCAACTCACCGGACTTAAGTTTATAATTTAG